The window AAAGTTATGTTTGTTATTCGTTTACATTATTGAGAATCCCAAGTTAACGAAAATTGGCCTTTTTGAATCTGAACAGGCATGCGACATTAAATCGCAACTTTCACAACAGATTATTCATCTTATTTACCGTCATGATTGCGAACGTTTTTTTCAACTAATCGGAGTAGATTTAAAAACATTGGCTGATTGCTTAGTAGGCTCATTTGAGCGTCTAATAGTAACGAATTTGCTGGAACAAAAAAGAAAGCCAAGTGAGCTAGCAAAAGATTTAGTACATTTGTATTTTATTAGAAAAGATAAGTACGATAGCATACAGGCATAATTTCAGCTTGAAAATTGAAAGTCCTTAAATAATTTTGTACATTAAAAAAATCCCTTCTCCTTTAAAGTTTACGCTTTTTAAAGGAGAAAGGGGTTTTTAGTTTTCTACAGCTATGCGAAGATAAATGCCCTTCTGAAGCTTGTCACCTGATGGTTTTTGAACAGTTGGATGTACTACAAGCATATATTCTTGCCCTTTGTTTAAAGGTTTAGCGGGTGTAACGAGTAAGGAGCTTCCTTTATCAGCTTTTGTGGTAATAGGAATTTCATTGCCACCTAAAGCGATAAGTTGTACGCTGCCTTCAGGAATTGGTGTTGAGAAGGCTTGTGAGAATTTAACTGTAAATGTTTTCGTAGTTGGTACATTTTTTAAGTTTGTTAACTCTTGATAGTCTATATATTGTGTTTTGATGGCATCATAATGCGCTTGAAAAATTGGTGCAGTGTTTGTTGGTATATTTGGTTTAACGCCAATTTCATTTATGATATTGCCAGCAGGACCTGTAAATTTACCGACAGTAAGCTTTAAGTAGCTGCCATCTTGCAATTCGTAAAAACCTTGCATGGCACCTTTGCCATACGTTGTTTCACCATATAATATAGCTGCTTGTTGATCTTGTAAGGAAGCTGCAAGCATTTCAGATGCACTTGCGCTATAACGATTCACAAGTATACGTGTATCTGCTGGGAATTTTACGTTTTGATGAGTAGCACGCACTTCATAAGAGGCATGAGCTTCTTGTAATAAATAGGCGATTCTCGCTTTTGGAAATAAGCCAGTAAGTTGTTCAGCAGTCGTAACATAGCCACCACCATTGTTTTGTAAATCTAATATAAAGGAAGTAGCGCCACGTTGCTTTAATTGGATGAGGGCATCCTTAACTAATTTCGCACCGTCTTCTGAAAAAGATGACATGACAATATAACCGACATCTCCAAATAGTAACGCAGATTCTACATTTGGTAGTGTAAACTTCTTACGAGTGATTGTTTTTGTTGAAGTAGTGCCGTCATCATGTAAGAGTGTTATATTAACTTGTGAACCTTCTTCACCAATAAGAAGTGAAGAGACTTCTTGTGTAGAACGTCCAACGATAGACTGATTGTTGATAGCGATAATGGTATCACCAGCCACAACACCAACTGCTGAAGCACCACCTTCATCAATTACCTGTAAAATATGAATGCCGTCTTCATGTTCTTCGA of the Lysinibacillus fusiformis genome contains:
- a CDS encoding S41 family peptidase, producing MKKALWSLVFILSFYIFPSTTASAGNNEQLVGEIKEIIAENYVGTMSGNLQNAKTIPEIIGMLDPYSTYFTKQEFEDFMNSINLSTIGIGVVIEEHEDGIHILQVIDEGGASAVGVVAGDTIIAINNQSIVGRSTQEVSSLLIGEEGSQVNITLLHDDGTTSTKTITRKKFTLPNVESALLFGDVGYIVMSSFSEDGAKLVKDALIQLKQRGATSFILDLQNNGGGYVTTAEQLTGLFPKARIAYLLQEAHASYEVRATHQNVKFPADTRILVNRYSASASEMLAASLQDQQAAILYGETTYGKGAMQGFYELQDGSYLKLTVGKFTGPAGNIINEIGVKPNIPTNTAPIFQAHYDAIKTQYIDYQELTNLKNVPTTKTFTVKFSQAFSTPIPEGSVQLIALGGNEIPITTKADKGSSLLVTPAKPLNKGQEYMLVVHPTVQKPSGDKLQKGIYLRIAVEN
- a CDS encoding TetR/AcrR family transcriptional regulator — protein: MARGRKINSNGERSKQLLLEKAVELFSEKGYHDTKISDIVKLANLTQPTFYLYFKSKQSLYNDLNKRFQRDFNEILNEHSEYSVDEVERGIDGFIKIIEQKLCLLFVYIIENPKLTKIGLFESEQACDIKSQLSQQIIHLIYRHDCERFFQLIGVDLKTLADCLVGSFERLIVTNLLEQKRKPSELAKDLVHLYFIRKDKYDSIQA